One window from the genome of Candidatus Hydrogenedens sp. encodes:
- a CDS encoding flagellar hook-length control protein FliK — protein sequence MIDSVMNTLFPVVSGETSITETSTRENPNSNGSDFGQVLSLLMAQMGLTAIPFQQDSNNSVMEAEVHSEAQPENISPIMANPIDTELPSNVTGGIAEEIIQLPASDIECNSTVEQKNEQVKDLTLVKPEVKQDITATPETQDDLLLQIGKEAKLDVYSKPEIQENLLLQIGTDLGQKITEVPLELTSIEPTDVIIKNSAQLNSSQKENLSADSQKIIIPADLAQISEVMTASLSQIQDKLHIKNMEISTLVNPEEQQKLGLLKLGQISNDKNIQSGAVETQINTQQKYMDILAYIKRYLSDNANGNHQDNLLSKVLETRLISDSGEQSNSSSQHKSDLPNTNPQIGILSEKSMKIGNEGVQDKTLSVITTEPKEVVANLSSLRSVLAEQIKFAVRSETKTITIRLEPESLGLMEVKVQENSGKIGIQLTTSNNDVHKILTQGLPQLREVLKQEGIFVKDVQVISTGTASLMLNQDFNSHSFSREVQIEPTSYHINRDSQQTVEETKPISDYHNGTLSLWV from the coding sequence ATGATTGATAGTGTAATGAATACCCTTTTCCCTGTTGTGTCCGGGGAAACCTCGATAACGGAAACATCTACTCGGGAAAATCCAAACTCTAATGGGAGTGATTTTGGACAGGTTTTGAGTTTGTTAATGGCACAAATGGGTTTAACAGCAATACCTTTTCAGCAGGATAGCAATAATTCTGTAATGGAAGCCGAAGTCCATTCAGAGGCACAGCCAGAAAATATTTCTCCTATTATGGCAAATCCGATTGATACAGAGTTACCCTCTAATGTAACGGGTGGTATTGCAGAAGAAATAATACAATTACCTGCTTCAGATATTGAATGCAATTCTACTGTTGAACAAAAGAATGAGCAAGTAAAAGATTTAACCCTTGTAAAGCCAGAGGTAAAACAAGATATTACTGCCACCCCCGAAACACAAGATGATTTGTTATTGCAAATAGGGAAGGAAGCAAAATTAGATGTTTACTCAAAACCTGAGATACAAGAAAATTTATTATTGCAAATAGGGACAGATTTAGGACAGAAAATTACAGAAGTGCCATTGGAACTAACTTCAATAGAGCCGACAGATGTGATAATAAAAAATTCGGCTCAATTAAATTCTTCGCAAAAAGAAAATCTATCCGCTGATAGTCAAAAAATAATTATTCCTGCAGATTTGGCTCAAATAAGTGAAGTAATGACAGCGAGTTTATCTCAAATTCAGGATAAACTACACATCAAGAACATGGAAATATCTACCCTTGTAAATCCTGAAGAACAGCAAAAACTGGGGCTGTTAAAATTGGGACAAATATCCAACGATAAAAATATCCAAAGTGGTGCAGTAGAAACACAAATAAACACACAACAGAAATATATGGATATATTGGCATATATAAAGCGCTATTTATCGGATAATGCAAATGGGAATCATCAAGACAATCTCCTTTCCAAAGTATTAGAAACAAGGTTAATTTCCGATTCAGGTGAACAAAGCAATTCAAGTTCACAACATAAATCTGATTTGCCGAATACGAACCCTCAAATAGGAATTCTCTCAGAAAAATCCATGAAGATAGGAAATGAAGGAGTTCAAGACAAAACATTATCTGTTATCACGACAGAACCTAAAGAAGTTGTTGCTAACCTATCTTCACTGAGGTCCGTTCTGGCAGAACAGATAAAGTTTGCGGTTCGCTCAGAAACAAAGACAATTACAATAAGATTGGAACCCGAATCATTAGGATTAATGGAGGTTAAGGTTCAGGAAAATTCAGGAAAGATCGGGATTCAACTGACTACTTCTAACAATGATGTTCATAAAATATTAACACAAGGATTACCTCAATTAAGAGAAGTTCTGAAACAAGAAGGTATCTTTGTTAAGGATGTGCAGGTGATTTCAACAGGGACAGCAAGCCTTATGTTAAATCAGGATTTTAATTCACATTCTTTTTCGAGGGAGGTTCAAATAGAACCTACCTCATATCACATAAATAGAGATTCACAACAAACAGTAGAAGAAACAAAACCCATTTCAGATTACCATAATGGTACATTAAGTTTATGGGTATAA